The Nothobranchius furzeri strain GRZ-AD chromosome 6, NfurGRZ-RIMD1, whole genome shotgun sequence genome includes a region encoding these proteins:
- the LOC107373445 gene encoding chemerin-like receptor 1, whose product MDHGVEFHQARSQESEMRSYIQHEEAHGERFMSDTQKKPTMALDYVDYEDYRGSNETENITDDREAPDFSSSQSSLIYFLVAVDIITSAVGLVGNLLVIWICGWKMNKTVLTTWYTSLAVSNLFFCVFLPLDIFYIMTSHWPFGQVLCKLSSSALFLNMHSSVFLLVLISADRCILILFPVWAHNHRTVKKANGVVALVWLLAALLTLPSLIFKETKVHGPIIQCHTEYGSRSRHKAVALIRLVFGFLIPCLMIVCCCVVLGVKLRSLTIRSKKPYKIMVALILSFFFCWIPYHTFILLELDFNKHSLNVLESGLKVGVALAASNSFISPILYVFIGSDFNQTLKRSLTSRFEDAMAEDLRTAGYNQSMSRSMEIH is encoded by the exons GCAAGATCACAGGAAAGTGAAATGAGAAGTTACATTCAGCATGAGGAAGCTCATGGAGAGAGGTTTATGAGCGACACACAAA aaAAACCAACAATGGCGTTGGATTATGTTGATTATGAAGATTACAGAGGCAGCAATGAAACAGAGAACATCACAGACGACCGCGAGGCTCCTGATTTCAGCAGCTCCCAGTCCTCCTTGATCTATTTTCTTGTGGCTGTCGATATCATTACCTCAGCTGTTGGTCTTGTAGGAAACCTATTAGTGATTTGGATCTGTGGGTGGAAAATGAACAAAACAGTCCTCACTACCTGGTACACCAGTCTGGCTGTTTCAAACTTgttcttctgtgtttttctgcCCCTTGACATATTCTACATAATGACCTCACATTGGCCTTTTGGGCAAGTTTTGTGCAAACTCTCATCATCCGCTCTGTTTCTCAACATGCACAGCAGTGTGTTTCTGTTGGTTTTGATCAGCGCTGACCGCTGCATCTTGATTTTATTTCCTGTGTGGGCACACAATCACCGGACAGTGAAGAAAGCTAACGGAGTGGTCGCTCTCGTGTGGCTTCTCGCTGCCCTGCTAACGTTGCCCTCGCTCATCTTCAAGGAGACCAAAGTCCACGGTCCAATCATTCAGTGCCACACGGAGTATGGGAGTCGTTCCAGACACAAGGCAGTGGCGCTGATTCGGTTAGTCTTTGGATTCCTAATTCCTTGCCTGATGATCGTGTGCTGCTGTGTGGTGCTTGGAGTGAAGCTGAGAAGTTTAACCATCAGATCAAAAAAGCCTTATAAAATCATGGTGGCGCTCATCCTGTCATTTTTCTTCTGTTGGATCCCTTATCATACCTTCATTCTCCTGGAGCTGGACTTTAACAAACACAGCCTGAATGTGCTTGAATCTGGCCTGAAAGTGGGGGTCGCCCTGGCTGCGTCGAACAGCTTCATATCCCCCATTCTCTACGTTTTTATTGGCAGTGACTTCAATCAAACTCTAAAGAGATCGCTGACCTCAAGGTTTGAGGATGCGATGGCAGAAGATCTGCGTACAGCTGGTTACAACCAGTCAATGTCCAGGTCAATGGAAATCCATTAA
- the LOC129164401 gene encoding homeobox protein goosecoid-2: MDGLIRMERQTFPFTIENILSKYPSSGGEKRLCGARAVGLKEKPLHPACLCCCYCCADVFHSDFIHEVCQYGWSPATLSEPRRLGDTHREEQPPGQVQRRTRRHRTIFTEEQLDALEELFLQNQYPDVNTREKLAQRTHLREERVEVWFKNRRAKWRRQKRLSFNVGNAEN, from the exons ATGGATGGACTCATCAGGATGGAGAGGCAGACGTTTCCTTTCACCATTGAAAACATTTTAAGCAAATATCCGAGCAGCGGCGGAGAGAAGCGCTTATGTGGGGCAAGAGCTGTGGGGCTGAAGGAGAAGCCCTTGCATCCTGCCTGCCTGTGCTGCTGTTACTGCTGCGCTGACGTTTTCCACAGTGACTTCATCCATGAAG TCTGTCAGTATGGATGGAGTCCGGCGACGCTCTCAGAGCCCCGCAGGCTAGGAGACACTCACAGGGAGGAGCAGCCGCCCGGTCAGGTGCAGAGAAGAACTAGGCGTCACCGGACCATTTTCACCGAGGAGCAGCTGGACGCCCTGGAGGAGCTTTTCCTGCAGAACCAGTATCCAGATGTAAACACAAGAGAGAAACTGGCCCAGCGCACTCACTTAAGAGAGGAGAGAGTAGAA GTTTGGTTTAAAAACCGAAGAGCAAAGTGGAGACGTCAGAAAAGACTTTCATTTAATGTGGGAAACGCAGAAAACTAG
- the rnf185 gene encoding E3 ubiquitin-protein ligase RNF185 isoform X2: MAAAAPSPPVSGSTVSAPENSGPGSSSSAAADGGSQDSTFECNICLDTAKDAVISLCGHLFCWPCLHQWLETRPNRQVCPVCKAGISRDKVIPLYGRGSTGQQDPRERTPPRPQGQRPEPENRGGFQGFGFGDGGFQMSFGIGAFPFGIFATAFNINDGRPPPAPGTPQHTDEQFLSRLFLFAALVIMFWLLIA; the protein is encoded by the exons ATGGCCGCCGCTGCCCCCTCTCCACCAGTCTCTGGCTCCACCGTCTCGGCTCCTGAAAACTCCGGCCCGGGATCCAGTAGCTCGGCAGCGGCCGACGGAGGCAGCCAGGACAGCACCTTTGAATGCAACATATGCCTGGACACAGCGAAGGATGCCGTGATCAGCTTGTGTGGCCACCTTTTCTG CTGGCCATGTTTGCATCAG TGGTTGGAGACTCGACCCAACAGACAAGTGTGTCCGGTGTGTAAAGCTGGCATCAGCCGGGACAAAGTAATCCCCTTGTATGGGAGGGGAAGCACGGGTCAACAGGATCCTAG GGAAAGGACGCCCCCTCGACCACAAGGACAGAGACCAGAGCCGGAAAACCGTGGT GGATTTCAGGGATTTGGCTTCGGAGATGGAGGTTTCCAGATGTCCTTTGGAATCGGTGCCTTCCCGTTCGGTATTTTTGCCACGGCTTTTAACATCAATGATGGACGACCTCCTCCAG CTCCTGGGACGCCGCAGCACACAGATGAACAGTTCCTGTCTCGACTCTTTCTGTTTGCTGCTCTGGTCATTATGTTTTGGCTGCTGATTGCATAA
- the LOC107373419 gene encoding transcription factor Adf-1, which yields MDHKLIQAVCNYPELYNVTLPNYRCTESRANAWRDISMALGVPCDACKKRWKNLRDRYLKEVRLEIKTKKQGGFVQSKWKYRQLMNFIAPFTGSRVGVTDMCGNTEEERKNPDNVLGNEETTLSESVKTPQNITKVALSLPEAKPQVAFVTQLPALSQDIQLAVVAKTPPGPQVIPVSNNGQKRKIMSEPPSPSSPQSTHSQSKWLLKDHTTSFSSRPRDEDELFLLSFVPALKRLAPQTRCETKMKIQQIMYEAEFSTSPDESQEKRTAAGTQDKS from the exons ATGGACCATAAGTTAATACAGGCTGTCTGTAATTACCCAGAGTTATATAATGTCACTTTGCCGAATTACCGTTGCACTGAAAGTCGGGCAAATGCGTGGAGAGACATCAGCATGGCACTGGGTGTCCCAT GTGATGCGTGCAAAAAAAGATGGAAAAATTTGAGAGACCGATACTTGAAGGAAGTTCGACTAGAGATCAAAACCAAGAAGCAGGGGGGTTTTGTGCAAAGTAAATGGAAATACCGACAGCTCATGAACTTTATTGCCCCCTTCACTGGATCGAGGGTTGGTGTGACTGACATGTGTGGCAACACCGAAGAAGAACGTAAAAACCCTGACAACGTATTGGGAAATGAGGAAACCACTCTGTCCGAGTCTGTCAAAACACCCCAGAATATCACTAAGGTAGCGCTGAGTCTGCCTGAGGCGAAGCCCCAGGTGGCGTTTGTGACGCAGCTTCCTGCTCTGTCTCAAGATATCCAGCTGGCCGTCGTAGCCAAGACCCCCCCCGGCCCACAGGTGATCCCGGTCAGCAACAACGGACAGAAACGAAAGATCATGTCTGAGCCGCCATCACCCTCTTCTCCTCAAAGTACACACTCCCAATCAAAATGGCTGTTGAAagaccacaccacctcgttttcgtCCAGGCCGCGGGACGAGGACGAACTGTTTCTGCTGAGCTTCGTTCCTGCTCTGAAACGACTCGCACCCCAGACCAGGTGCGAAACAAAGATGAAGATCCAGCAGATCATGTATGAAGCAGAATTCAGCACTTCACCTGATGAGAGTCAAGAGAAAAGGACAGCGGCAGGAACACAGGACAAATCTTGA
- the rnf185 gene encoding E3 ubiquitin-protein ligase RNF185 isoform X1 translates to MAAAAPSPPVSGSTVSAPENSGPGSSSSAAADGGSQDSTFECNICLDTAKDAVISLCGHLFCWPCLHQWLETRPNRQVCPVCKAGISRDKVIPLYGRGSTGQQDPRERTPPRPQGQRPEPENRGGFQGFGFGDGGFQMSFGIGAFPFGIFATAFNINDGRPPPAAPGTPQHTDEQFLSRLFLFAALVIMFWLLIA, encoded by the exons ATGGCCGCCGCTGCCCCCTCTCCACCAGTCTCTGGCTCCACCGTCTCGGCTCCTGAAAACTCCGGCCCGGGATCCAGTAGCTCGGCAGCGGCCGACGGAGGCAGCCAGGACAGCACCTTTGAATGCAACATATGCCTGGACACAGCGAAGGATGCCGTGATCAGCTTGTGTGGCCACCTTTTCTG CTGGCCATGTTTGCATCAG TGGTTGGAGACTCGACCCAACAGACAAGTGTGTCCGGTGTGTAAAGCTGGCATCAGCCGGGACAAAGTAATCCCCTTGTATGGGAGGGGAAGCACGGGTCAACAGGATCCTAG GGAAAGGACGCCCCCTCGACCACAAGGACAGAGACCAGAGCCGGAAAACCGTGGT GGATTTCAGGGATTTGGCTTCGGAGATGGAGGTTTCCAGATGTCCTTTGGAATCGGTGCCTTCCCGTTCGGTATTTTTGCCACGGCTTTTAACATCAATGATGGACGACCTCCTCCAG CAGCTCCTGGGACGCCGCAGCACACAGATGAACAGTTCCTGTCTCGACTCTTTCTGTTTGCTGCTCTGGTCATTATGTTTTGGCTGCTGATTGCATAA